Proteins from a genomic interval of Nautilia sp. PV-1:
- a CDS encoding type II secretion system F family protein: MRYYKITFLYKGHQQEVILKSLNKAEAIIDGKKTNKGLLVKIEEIPMPLEEKIKVAKDIFKSKILRKKLNYPSYISSIRQLSVLIKAGISLKDALEDIANNTKDALIKEVFLKAAEAIDSGKSLSDVFAEYEEYLGGISLAMVRLGEQTGDLVMALESLAQIYENMYENRRKMVKALRYPVITLFAIAGAFTFLILVVVPKFKSMFDQLHAQLPLPTIMLLKTEDILSNYGVVVLSVLIIIIVAVNFFYKISLDFKYKVDKILLKTYLINKIILYSSLHRFLMTMASLLKSGIPLVDALKISEGIIANEVIKRKIQEIIKGINQGRSFAEMVAEQDLVNFVALRMISAGEESGELDTMLESAAGYYEDRFQDIIDNMQAAIEPIMLTVIGALVLWIALGIFLPMWDLANAAKNI, translated from the coding sequence ATGAGATATTATAAGATAACGTTTTTATATAAAGGGCATCAGCAGGAGGTAATATTAAAATCGCTTAATAAAGCGGAAGCTATTATTGACGGTAAAAAGACAAATAAAGGTCTTCTTGTAAAAATAGAAGAAATACCTATGCCTTTGGAAGAAAAGATTAAAGTTGCAAAAGATATTTTTAAATCCAAAATTTTAAGAAAAAAACTTAATTATCCGTCGTATATCTCCTCCATAAGACAGCTGTCCGTATTGATAAAAGCCGGTATATCTCTTAAAGACGCGTTGGAAGATATTGCTAACAATACAAAAGACGCTTTAATTAAAGAAGTGTTTTTAAAAGCTGCGGAAGCGATTGACAGTGGTAAATCTTTATCAGACGTATTTGCTGAATATGAAGAGTACTTAGGCGGTATTTCCCTTGCAATGGTGAGACTCGGTGAACAGACCGGGGATTTGGTTATGGCGCTTGAAAGTCTTGCACAGATTTATGAAAACATGTATGAAAACAGAAGAAAAATGGTAAAAGCATTGCGTTATCCGGTAATTACGCTGTTTGCTATTGCTGGAGCATTTACGTTTTTAATTTTGGTTGTTGTGCCGAAATTTAAATCTATGTTTGATCAGCTGCATGCTCAGCTGCCGCTTCCGACTATTATGCTTTTAAAAACCGAAGATATTTTATCTAATTACGGAGTTGTGGTTTTAAGTGTATTGATTATAATCATTGTAGCTGTTAATTTCTTTTATAAAATATCGCTTGATTTCAAATATAAAGTGGATAAAATACTTTTAAAGACATATCTGATTAATAAAATAATTCTTTATTCGTCTTTACACAGATTTTTAATGACTATGGCATCACTTTTGAAAAGTGGTATTCCTCTTGTGGACGCTTTAAAAATCAGTGAAGGTATTATTGCGAACGAGGTAATAAAAAGAAAAATTCAGGAAATTATTAAAGGAATTAATCAGGGTAGAAGCTTTGCTGAAATGGTTGCGGAGCAGGATTTGGTTAACTTTGTTGCTTTAAGAATGATCAGTGCAGGTGAAGAATCAGGGGAGCTTGATACAATGCTCGAGAGCGCGGCCGGATATTATGAAGACAGATTCCAGGATATTATTGATAATATGCAGGCTGCAATTGAACCGATTATGTTAACGGTAATAGGTGCATTGGTACTTTGGATTGCTCTTGGAATATTCCTGCCTATGTGGGATTTGGCAAACGCCGCCAAAAATATTTAG
- the ilvC gene encoding ketol-acid reductoisomerase, translating to MSLNMYYDKDCDLNIIKSKKVAMIGFGSQGHAHALNLRDSGVDVVVGLRKGSKSWEKAEAQGFKVLPVDEAVKEADVVMILLPDEIQADIYYSQIEPNLKKGATIAFGHGFNIHFGQIKPREDLSVIMVAPKAPGHTVRSEFVRGGGIPDLIAVYQGGEEAKKLALSYASAIGGGRTGIIETTFKDETETDLFGEQAVLCGGVTALINAGFETLTEAGYAPEMAYFECLHELKLIVDLLYEGGMANMRYSISNTAEYGDYVSGPRVIGEESKKAMKEILKEIQNGKFAKDFILERKAGYVRMNAERQLTENSLLEQTGKKLREMMPWITKNKIVDPTKN from the coding sequence ATGTCACTAAATATGTATTATGACAAAGATTGTGATTTAAATATAATCAAAAGTAAAAAAGTTGCAATGATAGGATTCGGAAGCCAGGGTCACGCTCACGCACTTAACCTAAGAGACAGCGGCGTTGACGTAGTAGTAGGTCTTAGAAAAGGAAGCAAATCTTGGGAAAAAGCGGAAGCTCAGGGATTTAAAGTACTTCCTGTTGATGAAGCAGTAAAAGAAGCTGACGTTGTAATGATTCTTCTTCCTGATGAAATTCAAGCGGATATTTACTACTCTCAAATCGAACCGAATCTTAAAAAAGGCGCAACAATCGCATTCGGTCACGGATTCAATATCCATTTCGGTCAAATTAAACCAAGAGAAGACTTAAGCGTAATTATGGTAGCTCCAAAAGCTCCGGGTCACACTGTTAGAAGCGAATTCGTAAGAGGCGGCGGTATTCCTGATCTTATCGCTGTATATCAAGGCGGTGAAGAAGCTAAAAAACTGGCTCTATCTTACGCAAGCGCAATCGGAGGAGGAAGAACAGGAATTATTGAAACAACTTTCAAAGATGAAACTGAAACTGACCTTTTCGGTGAGCAGGCAGTTCTATGCGGCGGTGTAACTGCTCTTATCAATGCTGGTTTCGAAACACTTACAGAAGCTGGATACGCTCCTGAAATGGCATATTTCGAATGTCTTCACGAACTTAAACTAATCGTTGATTTATTATATGAAGGCGGTATGGCAAACATGAGATATTCAATCTCAAATACTGCTGAATACGGTGACTACGTAAGCGGGCCTAGAGTAATCGGTGAAGAAAGCAAAAAAGCAATGAAAGAAATTCTTAAAGAAATCCAAAACGGTAAATTCGCTAAAGACTTCATTCTTGAAAGAAAAGCGGGTTATGTAAGAATGAACGCTGAAAGACAGCTTACAGAAAACAGCCTTCTTGAACAGACAGGTAAAAAACTAAGAGAAATGATGCCTTGGATTACTAAAAACAAAATAGTAGACCCTACTAAAAACTAA
- the minD gene encoding septum site-determining protein MinD: MAQVITITSGKGGVGKSTTTANIATALAKLGKKVVAVDFDIGLRNLDMILGLENRIVYDVVDVMEGNCNLAQAVIKDKRTQNLHFLPASQTKDKNVLNKEKVEKLIEELKKDFDYILVDSPAGIESGFEHSIYLADRALIVTTPEISSVRDADRVIGIIDAKSKKAQEGEEVQKHIIVNRIKPELVEKGEMLSIDDVLHILALPLIGVVPDDEDIVKSTNLGEPIALNEKSIVGEAFRRIAKRIEGEEVEFLDLKTKKGFLGKLKGLFK, translated from the coding sequence TTGGCACAGGTTATTACTATTACAAGCGGAAAAGGCGGAGTCGGAAAATCGACAACCACTGCGAATATCGCAACGGCGTTGGCAAAACTCGGCAAAAAAGTCGTAGCGGTCGATTTCGATATCGGACTTAGAAACCTGGATATGATTTTAGGACTTGAAAACAGAATTGTCTATGATGTGGTAGACGTAATGGAAGGAAACTGCAATCTTGCACAGGCTGTTATTAAAGACAAGAGAACACAAAATCTACACTTCCTTCCGGCAAGTCAGACAAAAGACAAAAATGTCCTAAATAAAGAAAAAGTCGAAAAACTGATTGAAGAGCTTAAAAAAGATTTTGATTACATTTTGGTAGATTCCCCTGCCGGGATTGAAAGCGGATTTGAACATTCTATTTATCTTGCCGACAGGGCACTTATAGTTACGACTCCTGAAATTTCTTCGGTAAGGGACGCAGACAGGGTTATAGGTATAATAGACGCAAAAAGCAAAAAAGCCCAGGAAGGCGAAGAAGTTCAAAAACATATAATCGTAAACAGAATAAAACCCGAACTTGTGGAAAAAGGAGAAATGCTTTCAATTGACGACGTGCTTCATATACTCGCACTTCCTCTTATAGGTGTCGTTCCTGATGACGAAGATATTGTAAAATCGACTAACCTGGGTGAACCTATCGCACTTAATGAAAAATCAATCGTCGGAGAAGCTTTCAGAAGAATTGCAAAAAGAATTGAGGGAGAAGAAGTCGAATTTTTAGATTTAAAAACTAAAAAAGGATTTTTAGGCAAATTAAAAGGACTTTTCAAATGA
- the minE gene encoding cell division topological specificity factor MinE, whose protein sequence is MSFFDIFKKKKSKDVAKDRLMMMLAYERANTKIDNLDEMKKDLINVVKKYLNVKDVHIKSNSNQDIETLEVEIILNK, encoded by the coding sequence ATGAGTTTTTTTGACATATTCAAAAAGAAAAAATCAAAAGACGTAGCAAAAGACAGACTTATGATGATGCTTGCTTATGAAAGAGCAAATACCAAAATCGACAATCTTGATGAAATGAAAAAAGATTTAATCAATGTCGTTAAAAAATACCTTAACGTAAAAGATGTCCACATAAAATCAAACTCAAACCAGGACATAGAAACTCTGGAAGTGGAAATAATCCTTAACAAATGA
- a CDS encoding divergent polysaccharide deacetylase family protein, with product MKKTHRKKKKTSKKSSFNLKYIIYFLILIIFSLSAFIVGIVYTQKNYEKELKKTQNSIKILQEKIKQLKSQTKIKKENASASVPSEIMDYNKAHNTTVILPPKETVQPVIPVSKKPKLVIIIDDVSFKGQVNKIKAIPFHVTPSFFPPTNRHPNTAIYAKEFSHYMIHLPLEAIHFNKPEPKTLNINDSYATILNRIKEVKKDFPKAKFINNHTGSTFTANKEAMLKLFRALKTEHLGFVDSKTTPYSKSQIADKTYRIPLYSRNIFLDNEENPEYIRNQLKKAIRIAKKRGYAIAIGHPHSVTLQTLKNSTDLLKNIDVVYIDELAKK from the coding sequence ATGAAAAAAACTCATAGAAAAAAGAAAAAGACTTCAAAAAAGTCTTCTTTTAATCTTAAATACATAATTTATTTTCTGATACTAATTATTTTTTCACTAAGCGCTTTTATAGTCGGAATAGTATATACCCAGAAAAATTACGAAAAAGAGCTAAAAAAAACACAAAACAGCATAAAAATTCTTCAGGAAAAAATAAAACAGCTAAAATCACAGACAAAAATAAAAAAAGAAAACGCATCTGCTTCAGTTCCGTCAGAAATAATGGACTATAATAAAGCCCACAATACGACGGTAATACTTCCTCCTAAAGAAACAGTTCAGCCCGTTATTCCTGTTTCGAAAAAGCCCAAACTTGTAATAATAATTGACGATGTTTCCTTTAAAGGCCAGGTTAATAAAATCAAAGCGATACCTTTTCATGTTACGCCTTCGTTTTTTCCTCCCACAAACAGACATCCGAATACGGCAATTTACGCTAAAGAATTTTCCCATTATATGATTCATCTTCCTTTAGAAGCGATACACTTCAACAAACCGGAACCTAAAACTCTAAATATAAACGATTCTTACGCAACTATTTTAAACAGAATAAAAGAAGTCAAAAAAGACTTTCCAAAAGCAAAATTCATAAATAATCATACCGGCAGCACGTTTACCGCTAACAAAGAAGCGATGCTAAAACTCTTCAGGGCTTTAAAAACTGAGCATTTGGGATTTGTCGATTCGAAAACAACACCGTATTCAAAATCTCAAATTGCGGACAAAACCTATCGTATACCGTTATATTCGAGAAATATATTTTTGGACAATGAAGAAAATCCTGAATATATACGCAACCAGCTTAAAAAAGCTATAAGAATCGCAAAAAAAAGAGGTTACGCCATAGCAATAGGACATCCTCATTCCGTAACCCTGCAGACACTTAAAAATTCAACGGATTTACTTAAAAACATAGACGTGGTATATATTGATGAACTTGCCAAAAAATAA